The Vibrio tarriae genome includes the window CTCTCTTGCCAGCAAAATGCTAGCACCTTGATAGCGAGATTGGTTCATCACAAATTCTGGGTTGGCTTTTTCACCTGCATCGTCCAAAAATCGCCAGTCGTGGAACAGATGTTTGCCAAAGCCAGTGCGATTCACTTTTTGCAAAAACTGTTTTGGAATGATCGCATCGGTATCGACGTTGGCGGCATCAAGAGGAACGACTACGCCGGTGTGTTGCTGAAATCCTGACATGGGGTTCTCCTTGAATTAAAACTGACGAATATCGACGAAGTGACCAGCAATCGCCGCAGCAGTTGCCATGGCTGGACTAACTAAATGGGTGCGGCCATCACGTCCCTGACGTCCCTCAAAGTTGCGGTTTGAGGTAGATGCGCAGCGTTCTCCTGGCCCTAAGCGGTCATTGTTCATGGCTAAACACATTGAGCAACCCGGCAAGCGCCATTCAAACCCTGCCTCAATAAAGATCTTATCTAAACCTTCCGCTTCGGCTTGCGCTTTCACTTGTTCGGAGCCGGGTACGATCAGTGCTTGGACATGAGCCGCGACTTTTTTACCTTTGGCTACCGCTGCCGCAGCGCGCATATCTTCGATGCGCGAGTTGGTGCATGAACCGACGAACACTTTATCGACTTTATAATCGGAGAGCATTTTGCCGGCTTCAAGTCCCATATAAGCCAGAGCTTTTTCTGCTGAGCTGCGTTCAACAGGATCGGCAAACTGACTAGGTGATGGGATTGGCTCATCAACGGCAATCACTTGGCCTGGGTTGGTTCCCCAAGTTACTTGCGGTTTGATTTCGCTGGCTTCAAGCGTCACGACGGCATCGAACTGTGCATCCTCATCGGTTTTTAAGGTTTGCCAATAGTCGACAGCGGCATCCCAATCATTGCCTTGTGGGGCAAATCTACGACCTTTAATGTAGTTGAATGTAGTTGCATCAGGGGCAATCAAGCCTGCTTTAGCACCTAGCTCAATCGCCATGTTACACACGGTCATGCGACCTTCCATGGAGAGATCGCGAATCGCTTCTCCACAAAATTCCACGACATAGCCTGTACCGCCAGCTGCGGTTGTTTTGCCAATGATCGCCAGTACGATGTCTTTAGCGGTAATGCCTGAAGCCACTTTGCCACGCACTTCGATTTTCATCGTCTTAGCGCGGCCTTGTTTTAGGGTTTGAGTGGCCAGTACGTGTTCTACTTCTGAGGTGCCGATCCCAAAGGCAAGCGAGCCGAAAGCTCCGTGAGTCGCGGTGTGTGAATCGCCACATACAATCGTCATACCGGGGAGGGTAATACCAAGCTCAGGTCCCATCACATGCACAATACCTTGGTACTTGTGGTTTATGTCATACAAAGTGACGCCGAACTCTTCACAGTTTTTGGAGAGGGTTTGCATCTGGATGCGCGCCATTTCACCAGAGGCATTGATGTCTTTGGTGGTGCTGGAGACGTTGTGATCCATGGTCGCAAAAGTTTTGCTGACTTGGCGTACAGGGCGGCCTTTTTCACGCAAGCCATCAAAGGCTTGTGGAGAGGTCACTTCATGGACTAGATGACGGTCGATGTACAAAATCGGCGTTTCACCCGGTGCGGCAACCACCACATGGGCATCGTAAATTTTTTCGTAAAGCGTTTTGGCTTTTGACATTGCTTCTTCCTTGAGCTCAGTGAGCTAAAGAGGAGTGGGGTAACCCCACTCTCAAACTTATGAATTCAAAATATAGCTTGCGATTTTATCGCCCATTGCTGAGGTCGATAGAGCCGGTTTATTGCCTGCGAGATCCGCCGTCAGTTCACCTGCTGCTAATGCTTGGCTAACCGCATTTTCAATATCACGCGCTGCGGCTTCTTCACCCAAGCTGTAACGCAGCATGAGCGCAGCAGAAAGGATCTGCGCGACAGGGTTGGCGATATTTTTGCCTGCGATATCGGGAGCGCTGCCGCCGGCGGGTTCATACAAACCAAACTTGCTTTCATTCATACTGGCCGAAGGCAACATGCCCATGGAGCCGGTGATCATCGCGCATTCGTCAGAAAGGATGTCACCAAAAATGTTCGAGCAGAGCATCACGTCAAACTGGGCAGGATCTTTAATCAGCTGCATGGTGGCATTATCGATGTACATGTGTGAAAGCGCGACATCGGGATAATCCTTGGCAATCTCGCTGACCACTTCGCGCCAGAGAATCGAGCTTTGCAGCACATTGGCTTTGTCGATAGAGCAGACTTTCTTGCGGCGCAAGCGAGCTGATTCAAAGGCGATACGTGCGATACGTTCAATTTCAAAACGGTGGTAAACCTCGGTATCGAAGGCTTTTTCATTGGCACCTTCACCTTCACGACCTTTCGGTTGACCAAAGTAGATGCCGCCAGTCAGTTCACGCACCACCACAATATCGAAACCGCGAGCAGAGATGTCAGCACGAAGAGGTGAGAAGGCCTCTAAGCCTTGGTGAATTTGAGCCGGGCGCAAATTACAAAACAGTTGGAAGTGCTTGCGCAGTGGTAGCAACGCACCGCGTTCAGGTTGCTCGTTAGGTGGCAGATGTTCCCATTTTGGTCCGCCGACGGAGCCAAACAAGACCGCATCAGCTTCTTCACAGGCATGCAGAGTGTTTTCCGGTAATGGACAACCATGGTTATCAATGGCGATACCACCGACATCGTGTTCTTCTCGACTGAAGTGAATACCGTACTTTTGTTCAATGGCATCCAATACTTTGTGGGCTTGCGCCATCACTTCCGGGCCGATACCGTCACCGGGCAATACGGCAATTTTGTAATGTTTGTCTGTCATGCGAGTCCTTTATGATCGATTTTTAAGTTGTGTTTGTGGCGCCTAAGGTTCTTGAATACTGAAGTTACTCAGCGTTAGCAGTAACTTCAGTAGAGCTAAGGAGTATTAGTATTAAACCGTAGCGACGCTTTTTTTCTGTTTAATCTGGGCGATTTGATCCGCGCGATGAATACTATTGATAACATGCAACAAGGCTTGACCGGAAGCTTCAACGATGTCGGTTGAGACGCCGGTACCGTGATATTTACGTCCTTTATAATTCGCGATGATATCTGCTTGACCTAAGCCATCCTCACCTTCGCCTTTGGCGGTGAGATCGAATTTATCGAGTACAATCTCATACCCAGTTAGGCGGTAGATACACTGATATAATGCATCGACCGGACCGTTACCAACGGCGGCTTCGCATTTTTCTTCATCGCCGCACAGTAACTTGATACTGGTGGTGGCCATTACGCTGCCGGATTGCACGCTCAAGTAGTTGAGTTTGTAGAAGTCATCCTCTTCACGCAAATTAGAGAAATGCATCAAGGCCTCTAAATCGTAATCAAACACTTGGCCTTTGCGATCTGCCAGCTTCAAGAAGTCTTCATACAAAGCATCCAAATTGTATTCATTTTCGTTGTAGCCCATTGAATCCATATGGCTTTTCACTGCGGCACGCCCACTACGGCTAGTGAGGTTCAGTGCTTGGTTTTTGAGGCCTATCGATTCGGGAGTCATGATTTCGTAGGTATTTTTGTTTTTGAGCATGCCATCTTGGTGAATGCCCGAAGAGTGGCTAAACGCATTTGCTCCGACAATCGCTTTGTTGCTTTGAATCGGCATGTTGCAAAGCTGGCTGACAAGCTTGCTGGTACGGCTGATCTCGTCGTGTTTAATGCCCGTGGTTACCCCGAGCAACTCTTGACGGGTTTTGATGATCATCGCGATCTCTTCCAATGCGCAGTTACCCGCACGTTCGCCAATACCGTTGATGGTTCCCTCTACTTGGCGCGCTCCCGCTTGAATAGCGGCAATCGAGTTGGCTACCGACATGCCTAAATCGTCATGACAGTGCACGGAAATGATCGCTTTATCGATATTGGGGACTCGGTTAAACAGCGTTTGAATAATGCCGCCAAATTCGCTCGGCACTGTGTAGCCGACCGTATCTGGAATATTGATGGTACGCGCACCGGCATTGATCGCAGCTTCGACCATACGGCACAAGTTATCGATAGGTGTGCGGCCCGCATCTTCACAAGAGAACTCCACATCATCCGTATATTGACGCGCATGCTTCACCGCTTTGACTGCCATTTCGACGACATCGTCATAGCTGCGGCGCAATTTGTCTTGTACATGGATAGTGGATGTGGAGATAAAAGTGTGAATACGAAAGGCTTCGGCCACTTTCAAGGCTTCTGCCGCGGCATCAATGTCTTTCGCAACGGCTCGCGAAAGGGCACAAACACGGCTATTTTTGATGTTTTTAGCGATGGTTTGTACCGATTCAAAATCGCCCGGAGAGGAAACAGGAAATCCAGCTTCGATAATATCTACCCCTAAGCGCTCCAGTGCGTAGGCGATTTGCAGTTTCTCTTTTACTGTCAAGCTGGCAGACAATGCCTGCTCACCATCGCGTAATGTGGTATCGAATATAATCACCTGATTGTTCATGTTTGCTTCCTCGCACCGAGAGTTAACGGCTAACTTCCTGAATATTGTTGTAAAAATCGGCTATAAAAAAACCCGCATCAGCTGCGGGTTTTTTATCTTGTGTGGTGTTTTTCGTCCACAGCCTACCCGCGTGATGGTTCCACGATCAGTAGTAGGCCTAGCAGGAGAGAAAAACGCATTGTCATCTGTAACAATCCACCAAATTAAGTTAACAGATTAGTACCGTACTCGACACAATGCGTCAACCCCAAAGTTGATTTTTTATTCATCTTGATAAGTATTTGAGCGTAACACTGAGAAACGATCAGTTGAAAAGACAAGTAAATTGAACAAAAAGCACTCGAGTATTTATAATTCATCAAATGATGAATAAGGATTGCTCATGCCATTACGTAAAGTTGGTCGACCAAGCCAGCAGACCCAAGCTCGTGACCAGTTAATCATCCATGCCCGTGAGCTTTTTTCTGTTATGCCGTATGACAAGGTCTCAACACGCTTGATTGCGAGCAAAGCCGGCGTCGATATTGGTTTGATTCGCTACTATTTTGCCAACAAAGCTGGCCTGTTTGAGACCATGCTGCGCGAAACGTTGCTACCGATGAAAGCGCAGCTTGGGGTGTTGGTGGCAGAAAGTAGTCACCAAAATCTGACCGATTTAATGCGCACTTACTATCGAGAAATGTTCAAAATACCGTATTTCCCACGTTTGATTATGCAGGTGATGAGTACACCTGGTAGCGATATGAAAAAGCAGTTGAT containing:
- a CDS encoding TetR/AcrR family transcriptional regulator, translated to MPLRKVGRPSQQTQARDQLIIHARELFSVMPYDKVSTRLIASKAGVDIGLIRYYFANKAGLFETMLRETLLPMKAQLGVLVAESSHQNLTDLMRTYYREMFKIPYFPRLIMQVMSTPGSDMKKQLIEKVVLDITRPIQETLFEKLIERGVIREGMDPQLCKISYLSLMIFPFIAPPALLKIHGVELSQTFLENLVEHNIQLMEQGFITRVV
- the leuC gene encoding 3-isopropylmalate dehydratase large subunit, producing MSKAKTLYEKIYDAHVVVAAPGETPILYIDRHLVHEVTSPQAFDGLREKGRPVRQVSKTFATMDHNVSSTTKDINASGEMARIQMQTLSKNCEEFGVTLYDINHKYQGIVHVMGPELGITLPGMTIVCGDSHTATHGAFGSLAFGIGTSEVEHVLATQTLKQGRAKTMKIEVRGKVASGITAKDIVLAIIGKTTAAGGTGYVVEFCGEAIRDLSMEGRMTVCNMAIELGAKAGLIAPDATTFNYIKGRRFAPQGNDWDAAVDYWQTLKTDEDAQFDAVVTLEASEIKPQVTWGTNPGQVIAVDEPIPSPSQFADPVERSSAEKALAYMGLEAGKMLSDYKVDKVFVGSCTNSRIEDMRAAAAVAKGKKVAAHVQALIVPGSEQVKAQAEAEGLDKIFIEAGFEWRLPGCSMCLAMNNDRLGPGERCASTSNRNFEGRQGRDGRTHLVSPAMATAAAIAGHFVDIRQF
- the leuB gene encoding 3-isopropylmalate dehydrogenase, whose translation is MTDKHYKIAVLPGDGIGPEVMAQAHKVLDAIEQKYGIHFSREEHDVGGIAIDNHGCPLPENTLHACEEADAVLFGSVGGPKWEHLPPNEQPERGALLPLRKHFQLFCNLRPAQIHQGLEAFSPLRADISARGFDIVVVRELTGGIYFGQPKGREGEGANEKAFDTEVYHRFEIERIARIAFESARLRRKKVCSIDKANVLQSSILWREVVSEIAKDYPDVALSHMYIDNATMQLIKDPAQFDVMLCSNIFGDILSDECAMITGSMGMLPSASMNESKFGLYEPAGGSAPDIAGKNIANPVAQILSAALMLRYSLGEEAAARDIENAVSQALAAGELTADLAGNKPALSTSAMGDKIASYILNS
- the leuA gene encoding 2-isopropylmalate synthase encodes the protein MNNQVIIFDTTLRDGEQALSASLTVKEKLQIAYALERLGVDIIEAGFPVSSPGDFESVQTIAKNIKNSRVCALSRAVAKDIDAAAEALKVAEAFRIHTFISTSTIHVQDKLRRSYDDVVEMAVKAVKHARQYTDDVEFSCEDAGRTPIDNLCRMVEAAINAGARTINIPDTVGYTVPSEFGGIIQTLFNRVPNIDKAIISVHCHDDLGMSVANSIAAIQAGARQVEGTINGIGERAGNCALEEIAMIIKTRQELLGVTTGIKHDEISRTSKLVSQLCNMPIQSNKAIVGANAFSHSSGIHQDGMLKNKNTYEIMTPESIGLKNQALNLTSRSGRAAVKSHMDSMGYNENEYNLDALYEDFLKLADRKGQVFDYDLEALMHFSNLREEDDFYKLNYLSVQSGSVMATTSIKLLCGDEEKCEAAVGNGPVDALYQCIYRLTGYEIVLDKFDLTAKGEGEDGLGQADIIANYKGRKYHGTGVSTDIVEASGQALLHVINSIHRADQIAQIKQKKSVATV